In the genome of Aequorivita sp. H23M31, the window AAAGAAATAGACTCCATATTTGGCAATTTGGAGATACGTAATCCTATTTCAACCTTAAGACTAAAACTGAATACTTCATTGTCCAATATTCAAAAAGAAATGAATCTAAAATTAGGAAGGTCCCGGCCTATTTATTTGCTTCGTAATTGGTTTGTCACATTTTTTGGCCGATTTTATTTTAAATATTTCCGAAACGGAAGATTGTATAAATATAGAATTACCCAACTGTCCGATACCATAATGATGGACGGTTTTCTAAACACCGTACTATCAGGAACGGAGAAAGAAGTTAAACAATTAAAAGTTCTATTAGATGATCTAGAGTCGAAAAACAAGATCGTTTATGGTTTGCATATAACCCACGCTTCAATAATGTCTTGTTACATTGAAGATAGAGCGGAAAAACATATCCATTTTGTTGACGGGACCGAAGGCGGCTACACCAGTGCAGCCATAATTTTAAAAGAAAAAATCCGAAGACTCCACTCGATAGAGTAAACAGAACTTAACTAAGGCTTTTTTCTTCTTAGTCTACTTTACCAAATCTCCTGTTTATTTCCTTTTCTACTTTTAGGAATAGAACTACTGTTATTGCGACCATCAGAAATATGCCGAGAATTAAAGCCATATCTTTTGAAGGATTGAAAAGCAATCCCAATCCAGATGAAATCAACAGAATTCCCCCTAATTTAATCATTTCCTTTGCGGAATATTTTTGGGCAAAATTCCATCTTTCTTGATTTTTCATGGAATTGCGAGTCCGATAGCCATATAAACCATTTATTTCTTTTGGTGGAAATAGCGTCATAACCATTCCTGCCAACACATAAATAGGTCCCACCAATAGCAGCACCATTAAGAGAGAATCTATAAAATCAAAAACCATATTAATTCGTTTTAAGCTTTTAAATATAGCCAACAAATATCAAATTCTTCATTAAAAGAGCTCT includes:
- a CDS encoding SdpI family protein — translated: MVFDFIDSLLMVLLLVGPIYVLAGMVMTLFPPKEINGLYGYRTRNSMKNQERWNFAQKYSAKEMIKLGGILLISSGLGLLFNPSKDMALILGIFLMVAITVVLFLKVEKEINRRFGKVD